The genomic region GACAAGAAACTGGTGAACCGCGACGGTCAGTTTGGTGGCAACGACGAGGACGACCTCTACCCAGTGGAGGAAGGTAGCACCGAGGTAGAAGAATCGGAGGAGGACTTTATGGCGCGCACCAGCAAGCCCACGCCCAAAAAGCCTACCCGCAAAGGCAAGCCTGCTCCAGACGATGAAGAAGACGAGGAGTTTGACACCAGCCGCGAGGACGACGAATAGGAGCGAAGGAACGGGTTGATTTCAGCAGCCAATGTGCTATACTTGTGCCCGTTCCTCTCCCCTACCGCCATGCACTCTCACGACGTCGACTACCGCATTTTTGGCCACGATATTCAGGTTCTGGAAATAGAGCTGGACCCGAACGAAACCGTTATTGCCGAAGCGGGCGCTATGGTGTACATGGAGGAAAGCATTGCTTTCGAAACCAAGATGGGCGACGGCTCGGAACCCGATCAGAGCGTACTGGGCAAGTTGTTTTCGGCCGGCACGCGCCTGCTTACGGGCGAGTCGCTGTTCATGACGCACTTCACCCACCGGGGCAGCTATGGCAAAAGCAAGGTGGCCTTTTCGGCACCCTACCCTGGCACTATCATCCCTGTTGATCTTAGCACACTGCCTCAGGGCCTGATTGTGCAGAAAGACGGATTTCTGGCGGCGGCACGCGGCACCAAAATCAGCATTCATTTCAACCAGAAGCTAGGCACGGGCTTTTTTGGCGGTGAAGGCTTCATTCTGCAAAAGCTTACCGGCGACGGCAAAGCCTTTGTGCACGCCGGCGGCACCATTATCGAGAAGCGCCTCACCAACGAGCTACTGCGTGTAGATACCGGCTGTGTGGTGGCCTTCGAGCCAGGTATTGATTTTAGTATCACGCGGGCCGGCGGGCTTCGATCCATGATGTTTGGCGGCGAAGGATTGCTGCTGGCTACCCTACGCGGTACCGGCCGCGTGTGGCTGCAATCGATGCCCGTGAAAAAACTGATACAAGCGCTGGCCCCTACTGGCAGCAATGCCAGCAAAGAAAGTGGGGGCTTGTTTGGCAGCTTACTGGATGAGTAAGCTCGCTGATAACTTAGCCGAGCAGGTTTACCACAATAACCAAGAGACTAACTACAAAAGCGGCTCCCAAAGCACCTAAAACGCCTAGCACAGCTTTATTGCCTAGCCGCGGCAGGAAAGAAAATGTCCGGCGACGTTTGCGGCGGGTATATACCCCCCGGTGGCGCGTGTGAGAGCGGGACGACGAAGACGCAGAATCAGCGGAACTGAAAGTAGTGGGCATGGGCGGGGTAGGGTTAGAGCGTAGTAGTCCTAATGTACCTTTTATGCTAAAAGGTTCGTCCGTGAAGTCGACTAACATACGCTTTCTACCGACGAGTTGGATTGCGCACACGTTATTCACTTATAGCGCATTATGCAAAATAGAGGCCACACCTTACTCCCTTACTGTTGAGTCGCTACTTACTCGCACGCCTACTTCGTATGTTTCTATTTTCGTTACCCTACCCTGCGGATCAAGGTAGTGCCACGGCCCAAACCAATAGAAATGCGGTCCATCGGGCTCGTTGACGTAGCGAGCCTGCCCATGGCGGTAAAGCTTGCCGGCTAGGTCGTAGTGACGGATGGAAACCAGGCCCGCAGGAGTGCGGTGGTACCGCTCCCATTTCTCCCGCTGCCCATTGAAGGTATAATAGTGCCAGCGTCCCCGTGCGTAGTTGTGTCGAAAGCGTCCTTTAGCCGCCACGTGCCGCTCGGCATCGTCATAGTACATGCGCCAGGGCCCTTGCCGCTCCAGCTTCGCGTTGTAGCGGTTTCGCGACCAAAAACCAACGGGTTTGTGTACGGCAGTGCAAGCTGCTGAGCTTAGACCCAACAGTAGAATTAATTCGAAAGAAGGAATATAACGCATCGTATATAAGTGAACAGAGCTCTTGATAATGACTCCGTTAACTTACAACTAAATTTTTAGTTATACTAGTTCTTCTGGTAGCTGTCGTAGGACTTCTTCCAGCAGCTCGCGGGAGTTGCTGAGGCGCGGTACTTTGTGCTGCCCACCCAGCTTGCCTTTACCGGCTAGCCACTGCTCAAATGTGCCAGGCGGTGCTACTGTCAGCACGGGGCGTACCAGAGCAAGGTCGCGGTGGCGCTTGGCATCGTAGTCAGAGTTGAGTTGGCGCAGTGTGTCATCTAGCACAGCTATAAACCTATCTGTATCAACGGGCTGCACATTGAACTCGACCAACCACTGATGACCACCCCGCGAAGCATCAGCAGCGTTGAAATAGATGGGCGCAGCTGTGAAATCGCGCACGGTGGCGCCAGTTGCCTGGCAGGCCGCGGCAATAGCAGCGTCGGCGTTTTCGATAACTACCTCTTCGCCAAAGGCATTGAGAAAATGCTTGGTACGGCCCGCAATGCGAATACGGTAGGGCGCCAAGCTGGTAAAACGTACTGTGTCGCCGATGTTGTAGCGCCACAGACCCGCATTGGTGCTCATGATGAGGGCGTAGCGCGGCCCGATTTCTACCTCTTCCAGCGTGCAGGCCCGCGGGTGCTCCTGCCCTAGCTGATCGAGGGGTAGAAACTCATAGTAAATACCATGGTTTAGTAGCAGCAGCAGGTCTTCTGAGTTAGGCTCATCCTGCAACGCCAGGTAGCCTTCAGAAGCGTTGTAAATTTCGAGGTAGTGCATCTGTTTCCGCGGAATTAGCTGCCGAAACAACTCGCGGTAGGGTCCAAAGGCTACTGCGCCGTGTAGAAACAAGCTCAGGTTGGGCCATACCTCTGTGATGTTGGCTGCGCCAGCCAGTTCTACTACCCGACGCAGCAGCACAATCATCCAGGTAGGCACACCGGCCAACACAGTCACGTCCTGCGTAAGCACGTGGCGGGCAATACGCTCTATTTTCTCCTCCCACTCATCCAATAGAGCTAGTTCTAACGGCGGCGTGCGGATGTACTCGGCCCAGGCCGGCAGGTTCTGCATAATCACCGCCGATACGTCGCCGACGCGGGAATCAGGATCAGCTGGGCGAAACGGATTAGGCGCGTGTGTGCCGCCCAACGACAGTGTTTTGCCACCCAACACTTTGCACTCGGGGTAGTGATAGGTAGCCAGCGCGGTCATGTCGCGGCCGGCCCGGTAATGCCCTTCCTGCAACGACTCCTGGGTAACAGGAATGTACTTGCTACGCGCATTGGTGGTGCCGCTGCTTTTGGCAAACCACTGCACTCGGCCGGGCCATAGCACATTGGCCTCGCCTTGCAGTACGCGCTCCAGCGCCGGGTAGAGCTCCTCGTAGGTGCTGATGGGAACCCGCTGCGCAAATTCGGCAGCCTTTAGTCCGTCACCGAAACCGTATTTCCTACCCCATTCTGTATCCTGAGCTGTGCGCAAGAGCATGCGCAAGACCTGCGCCTGCGCCTCGTGCGGATAGTCCCGAAACTGCGCGATATCACTTAATCGCCGCTGTACTGCCCAAGAGAGAATGGAGTTTAACACGGCAAGCAAATTAATACACGTGCTTCAATCTGGCACTGGCTTTCGCTACCACAATCGCCCGCTATATTTTACGCTTCAGCTCGAAATGCTTGCCTAGATACACGCGGCGCACCATTTCATCGGCGGCAAGCTCCTCGGCAGTACCGGCTTTCAGGAGCTTGCCTTCGAAGAGCAGGTAGGCACGGTCGACGATGCTGAGCGTCTCGTTCACGTTGTGGTCGGTGATAAGAATACCGATATTCTTGTGTTTGAGCTTGGCCACAATGCCCTGAATTTCCTCCACCGCAATGGGGTCGACGCCAGCGAAGGGCTCGTCTAGCAGCACAAACTTAGGATCTACGGCCAGGGCGCGGGCAATTTCGGTGCGGCGCCGCTCGCCGCCGCTGAGCACACGGCCCAAGTTTTTGCGCACGTGCGTGAGGCTGAACTCATTCAGCAGCTCTTCTACCTTATCGCGCTGGGCTTGCTTGGGCTGGCCGGTCATTTCCAGCACCGACAGGATGTTTTCCTCTACCGTCAAATCCCGAAATACGGAGGCCTCCTGCGCCAGGTAGCCAATGCCACGGCGTGCGCGCTGGTAGATGGGCAGTTTCGTGATTTCCTCATCGTCTAGAAATACCTTGCCGGCGTTAGGCTTCACCATGCCTACCGTCATGTAGAACGACGTGGTTTTGCCGGCACCGTTTGGTCCTAGCAATCCCACAATCTCGCCCTGCTCCACGTGCAGCGACATGTCGTTGACGACCGTGCGGGCTTTGTATTTCTTGAATAAGTGCTCAGCGCGAAGAATCATACGGCAAAAATGGTGATTTACTGGCTCAATGGCTTCAGCACCTGCCCACGCAAGGCTACCTGGGCGGGCGTGGCGGCGGGGTCCACCCGCAGTACGTTGTGCAGCTTTACGTCGAAGGTGCGGGGCGCGGCCGTACGTTCTTTGGGCTTGGCGGTAGCCGATGCCTGAAAACGCACCGTAACGGGCTCGGCAGAGGTAGGCTCTACCAGCGGCCGCAGTAGCTGCTCGGCATTGGCCATTGTCACGGGTTGGTCGTTCACTGCTACTATGATGCTGCCTTCTTCCAGGCCAAAAGCATTTTCGGCGGCTTTGGTTTGGGTGGCTTTGAACTGTTCCCGGGCGCTGTCGTAGCTGAAGCCGATATTACCGAAAGCCAGCGTTTTGCCTTCCTCGTTGGGCGCGTAGTGCCAGCCTATCTTCTGGAAATACTCGGCGTAGGGTAGCGGCTCGTTGCCAATAACGTAGCGGTCGAAGAAATCCTGCATTTGCGGATTGGTGAGGGCCACAAACTCCGGAATCAGGTCTTTATCCTCGAAGGAGCGGGTAGGGCCGTACTTCTGCCGCAGGGTCAGCAGCACGTCGCGCAAGCTCTGGCGGCCTTGGCTCAACTCCTGCAACCGGATGTCCAGCAAAAAGCCCATGAGCGCGCCCTTTTCGTACACGTTCTGGTACATATCCTTGTAGGGCGCGTCTAGAATCTGCCGGCTCATGGTGGTAAACGACACATTGGGGTACTTCTCCGCGTTGTCGATTTTCTGCTTGATGTGCTGGCGGAACTCGTCGGGCGTGTTCAAGCCGCCGCGCACCTGCACCAGCTGGGCAATGTACTCCGTTACGCCCTCGTAGAGCCACAAATGCTGCGACATCTGCGGGTCGCGGAAGTCGAACTCACCGATTTCGCGGCTGTGAATGTTCAGTGGCGCCAGCATGTGCAGAAACTCGTGCGAAGCTACTTCTTGCACCATGCTCTTCACGCGGTCCGGATCCGGTATTTCGGGTAGGAAGTAGACCGAGGAATACGAGTGCTCCATGGCCCCATACCCGCCGTTTTTGCTGTTCAGCGGCGAGTTCATCCCCGGAAAATACAGCAGAAACTCGTAGTGCTCTACCGGCATCTGACCGCCAAAGTACTGCGCCAGCGCCTCGGCCATGGGCCGCATGATCTCGCGTATCTGCGCGGCCTTCACTACTCCGCTTTCTGATACTACCGACACGCCAATGCGCGCCCCTCCCGCCGCGAAGCTCGCCGTATCGGGGTGGCTGTAGAGGATGGGGCCGTCTGAAAGCGTGACGTAGCTAGGAGCCGTGTATACGTCCTCGGTAGCCGAGGGGCTTTGTTTGGGTAGGGCGGTGGCACCGTAGAGGTCGGCAGGTTTGCGAACGGTGAGCTGGTAGGGCATCATCTTTTGCCCATCGAGGTAGCCGTAGAGGCCGTAGTGATTAAGCACGAAGCTGCTACCTGCTTCAAAGTTGGTGCCGCCGGGCTGGAAGATGAAGTTGTCGTCCTGCCGAGCATCCCAGGTGTCGTCTACGAAGTATTCGAGGCGAGCCAGCGTGCGGGCCTTGTCGATAACGAACAGGTTGGGCGAAGGGTGTTTCACCTTCAGCTTGCGTCCCTTGGCATCCAATGCCGTGAAACCAGACACAAAGCGGCCGTAGTCCTTGCGCGCGTACGAGCCGGGTATCACCGAAGGCATGATGTAGGTGGCCTGGTCCTGGGTAGGGGTAGGCGGCTGTACCACCACCTTCACGCGGTCGTTGGCAACCTGTTGCAGGTCAAGCGTAATCTGGTATCCAGCAGGTTGTTGGGCGAAGGCAACACCTGTGGTCAGCCCCATAGCAAGGGCCAGGAAAGCAAATTTCATAAGAAAGGAGAAAGATAGAACACGCGCACAGGCAACGAATGAGCCAAGGTACACATTGCCCTACCCAAAACCCGGTCGGGGTGCCCTCCGTTTCTACCCTACTCTCCTACCCTTGTTGCATGTCGCGCCGTAGTCGTACCCTTAGCCTTTCTCTGATGGCCCTGCTTTACGTGGGGGCCGGTGTGATGCACTTCGTAAAGCCGAAGGTCTACACGAAGATTGTTCCGCCTTACCTGCCCGCGCCCCTCACGCTGGTATACGTGAGCGGTGTGGCTGAGCTGGCGGGCGGCCTGGGCCTGCTACTGCCCGCTACGCGCCGGCCAGCCGCCTGGGGGCTCATTCTACTGCTGGTGGCTGTGTTCCCAGCCAATGTATATATGGCCCGCCACAACGATGAGCTGTTTCGGCTGCCTACCTGGTTGGTATGGACCCGCCTCCCCCTGCAGCTAGTACTCATTGGCTGGGCATGGCAGTTTGCCCGGCCCCCTCAACGGCTTGCAACGTTGTAAGCCGAAGGCCGTTACAGACTCATCACTCATTTTTCTCGCAATATGGCAGCTACTACTTCTACCCCTACCTATTCCGCTACCTGGATGCCCCGTTTGCTGAGCGTTTTGCGTATTGTGGCGGGCTTCATGTTTATGCTACACGGCACGCAGAAGCTGTTTAATTTTCCGGCTGGGGAGCATGGCGCCGCCGAGCTTTTTTCGCTCATGGGCTTAGCTGGTGTGCTGGAGGCGCTGGGAGGCTTGCTGCTTATATTAGGTCTGTTCACGCGGCCCGTGGCATTCGTCATGTCGGGCCTCATGGCTGTGGCCTACTTTATGGCGCACGCACCGCAAGCGCCCCTACCCATCCAGAATCAGGGCGAGCTAGCGGTGTTGTACTGCTTTGTATTCCTGTTTCTGGCCGTTGCTGGCGCCGGCGAGTGGAGTTTAGATGCCTGGCGGCAGCGGGTAACCCGATAATCTGAATACAGAATATAGGATAACTGAAAAGGCGCTCTTACTTTCGAGCGCCTTTTTATATGCTGTATTCTGTGCTTTCTACCCGTTATTACCTCAGTGCTGCGGTTGGTCTCTTCCTTTTTGCTGGTTCCGCTCAGGCACAGCTCATTACAGATTCGGTCCAAGCCACCGCAGCCCGCGATACACTGTTTCATCACGCTGATATGCTGCGCGCAGTAGCACAGCAAAACACCCCTAAGTTCACCACCAATCGGAAAGGATTAGCTCAACGGCGGCATGTGGTGAAAGGTCGTTCGGCGGAACTTACCAGTAATACGACGAATACGGTGCCGCTCTCAAACTCTGCAAAATCCAGTAAGTGGAGTCACAGAACTATCTATTGGTATAGCGGTAACACAGAGGAGCGCTTTAAGCTAAAGCAAGCAGGCCGCACCGTATTGCGTGAGCAGCGGATAAACGGCGTGGTTACGTGGCTTCAACTACAGCCATTGCTATATCGAAAGTCTCACGCAGGTTCTTATCTGAAAGAAGGCTACGTAGTGCTAGACGGCAAACCCTACCGTCTTGCAGAAGCTACGCAGTAGGAGCTTATTCCCACCGAATATCCTTTAAGCGCAGCTGAAGTGTGCGCACGCCGCGGTATTCATTCATCTCTACGTTGTAGCACACGCTGAATGGCTCGCCCTGCTGCATCCGGTCGTAGTACTCCCCTAGTCCGAAGCCGATGGCGTCTACCACATGGTAGCCGTCTTGAGTAAGGGCTACCTTCAAGTGCGAGTTGCCAACGATGCGGGCAGAGTCCGGGGCGGCATATACACCCCGCGACTCGAACACCGGGTTTGGGTTGCCCGGGCCAAACGGCTCCATCTGGCTCAGCAAGCGGTAGAAGCCATTGGTGATGTCGGTAAGTTGTAGCTCGCTGTCAATTTCGACGGGCGGAATCAGCTGCTCCGGCAGTATGCGGCTAGCAACGATCTGCTCAAACTTCTTCTGAAACGCGGGCACGTTTTCTACGGCCAGTGTGAGCCCAGCTGCGTACATGTGTCCGCCAAACTGCTCCAGCAAGTCGGCGCATTCTTCTATAGCCTGGTGCACATCGAAACCCGCCACCGAACGCGCCGAGCCAGTAGCCTTGCCGTTACTCTGGGTGAGGATGATGGTAGGACGGTAGTATTTATCGAGGCAGCGTGAGGCCACAATACCCACAACGCCCTTGTGCCAATCTTCCTTATAGAGCACCGTGGAGCGGGCATTTAACAGCCGGCTGTCATTCTCAATCATTTCCAGCGCCTCTTTGGTGATACTGGTGTCGAAGCCGCGACGCTCTTGGTTGGTTTTATCAACCACACCAGCACGGGCAATGGCGTCTTCCTTGGTTTCGGCCAGCAGCATGGCTACTGAACGCTTGGCATCGCCCATGCGCCCGGCTGCATTGATGCGAGGTGCAAAGCCAAATACCAAGCTACTGATATTCAACCCAAAGCGTAGCCCAGCTAACTCTCGCAGGGCGTCGAGGCCAGGGCGTTGCGGACGCTCGGGGTCATTGAGCAGGCGCAAACCGTGGTAAGCCAGAATCCGGTTTTCGCCGTAAATGGGTACAATATCAGCCGCAATACTCACAGCTACTAAGTCCAGCAGCTCGTACAGTGGCGCTTCGCTCAGACCTTGTGCCTGCGTAAAAGCCTGCATTAGCTTGAATCCTACCCCACAGCCCGACAGTTCCTTGAAGGGGTAGGGACAATCGGCACGCTTAGGGTCCAATACGGCTACGGCCTGCGGGAGCGATTCGCCGGGCAGGTGATGGTCGCAAATAATAAAATCGACCCCTTTGGCGGTGGCATCGCCTACCTTTTCCACAGCCTTCACCCCGCAGTCGAGAGCAATGATGAGCGCATAGCCGTGCTCGGCGGCATAGTCAATACCCGCATCGGACACGCCGTAGCCTTCCTTATAGCGGTCAGGGATGTAATAGTCGATGCGCTCGGGGCCGAAGAACTGCCGTAGGTAGGAATATACTACCGCCACAGAGGTAGTACCATCTACGTCGTAGTCGCCAAATACCAGCACCTTTTCCCCTGCGTGCAACGCGTGGGTCAGGCGTTGCACGGCCCGGTCCATATCGCGCATAAGCAGTGGATTAGGCAGGTCGGCCAATGAGGGACGGAAGTAGGCTTTTGCCTCCTCAAACGTGCACACGCCGCGCTGGCATAGCAGGCTGATAATGGCTTCGTTGACGCGCAAGGCATCTGCCAACTGCCGGACATTAGCGGGGTCCGGCGAAGACTTACGAATCCATCTTTTTTCCATACTAGGCGGGGTTGACAGCAAAGGGCGCTATCTTCAAAAGTAAGAAGAAAACCGCTTCTATCCCGCTCTCGCTTCGCTATTGCAACTCATCCCCATCATTTTTCTTTCAGGTCTTATGCAGTAGTTTACGTGGTAAGTGCCTGTCATACTTTTACCAAGCTCGTCCTTATTGCATAAGTTAGAATTAGAGGTTTAGTCTTATAGGTTTTAAGTTTCTCGGCAACGCAGCGCATAGATTTTAGTATACTCTCACTTATAGTAAAGCAACTTTATTTTGCTTCTGCAGCAATTTCAGCGTACAGATTATAATACATCTCACCAATTCTGGCTATATCATATCGCTTAATATTGTCAAACCCTTTTTTTATTAACTCATCTCTTAAACCGTCATCATCAATTAGTTTTAAAATTCCGTCACGAATATCTGCTACTGAATACGGATCAACTAACAACGCCGCGTTGCCCGCTACTTCTGGCATAGAGGATGTATTGCTGGTAATAACCGCCCTACCCACCGCCTGCGCTTCTAAAATAGGCATACCAAATCCCTCAGCAGTAGATACAAAACACATTATATCACACTGCTGATATTGTTCCCGCACTTCTATATCCGTTAGATTTTGCTTCCATTCATAACTTATTTGTTTAGATAGCAATAGTTCTTCTATATTTTTATTGTATCTCCCGACAATCACAAGCGTGCAGTTAATATCCTCGACGGCTTCAATCAGCCGCTCTAGATTTTTATTGGCGCTAGTACCTATCTGCAGTAAAACTGGTTTTTCTTTATTAAATGGTTTTTCAAATATCTCGTAAGCAGGATCATAGAAATTAGGCACTACTCGTATTTTATTTTTAAAAAACGGCACATACTCAAGCACTTCCCTTTTAGTCTGTTCGGAAACGACTGTTACTATTTTGGCTTTCGCTATCGGAATTAAAAGAGAAAAAATATACGGTTCTACTAATTTTAAATAATTCCTCCTCTTCATAAAATTGACATCATGAATGGTTAGCACTGTGGAAGCACTAGCCAAGCCCAACGCCACGTAATGAATATCGCCCGTGATATGATTAATAGACCCGTTGTTTTTTCTTGACCACAGGACATTTTTATATTTATATTCTAATCTATCACAAAAAAAAGGCATTTCTTTTCTTTCTACCTCTACTTCCTTTTGCAAATAGCTGCTCACTGCATCGAAAATTCTTTCGATGCTAAAATGAAAATGAGGTATCGGCTTGCGATAGAAATAAGAAACCTTCATGTCAGGAATTTATCGTTTTTTTTGTAAGCTACTGCTTTCTTTTGTCTTACACAGTAGAGCTCTTACACTTTAAACACCATCCCCGCGTAACGACCGGAACCGCTTACGAGCCTCTGCTACATAAATACTACCCGGATACTTCACCAGCAGTTGATTATAGAGCTCTTTAGCCTTGTCTTGCTCCTTGAGATTTTCCTCATAGATGCTGGCCATCAGAAAGAGTGCATCGTCGCTGAGCACATCATATTTTGGGTTGGCTGTAATTTTGGCAAGCGTCGCTACGGCAGCCGGATAGTCGCCCATGCGGCGCTGGAGTTGGCCTTGCAGGTACCACACCTCATCTGTGAGAGCGTGACCAGGATATTTGGTCACCAGCGTTGTGAGGCTGCGGCTGGCTTCAGCTAATTTATTCTGAAATACCAGGAGCTCAATGGCTGCATAATCACGCAGGGCTACTCCAGCCGTATCCATGGCCGTATTATCAGAGATGAGCAGACTGAGTTGCATAGCATCGTTGGCAATTTCGCGGCTGGTGGCTTGCTTGAGTATATCCAGGTGGCTCTGAGCCAGTTTGAAGTCGCCAGCGTAGTAGCTGAGGCGGGCGTTGCGGAGCTTGGCCTCGTAGCCAATGGGCGAGTCCTTATGGTCTTTCTCTACCTGTGAGTAAAGCAGGGTAGCCTCCCAGGGCTCGCCGCGCAGCAGGTAAATATCGGCTAGGTTGATTTTGGCATCGGCCACCGTGGTAGGGTTAGCACGGGGCATAGCAATTACCTCCTGCAACAACTGAATGGCCCGCGGTTTGTCGTCGAGCTGAAAGGCATACAGCTCGGCCATATTGGTCAGGATAGACGCCGTTTCGGGTGTGCGCCCCAGCTCTTGCAATACCTGCTCGTACTCGGTTATCAGTCCTTGGATTTTGGCCGGCTCTACGGGGTACGTCGTGCGCACCTGCTCCTCGCGGGCTTCTACCAGCCGCTGCCGCGAAATGGCGTAGAGCGGTCCGCCTTTGTACTCGCGCAACACGTATTGATAGCCCGCAATGGCGCTTTCGTAATCGTGGTTGTGCTGGGCAATGGCGGCCACCTCCAGCACGCGGCTGCCATTGGTTCGTTCGCGGCGGTCGAGGGCCTTGGCTTGCACTAGCGCGCCTACAAAGTCGTGACGCTGCACCTGTAGCCATAGCAGCAGCTCGCTATACACAGGCTGCTCCGGGTATTTCTGCACATTACTAAGCAGTTGCTTTTCGAGCGCCTCAAAGTCTTTTTCTTCCCGTAGCGAGTTTTGTAGCATGTTGCGCACAAAGGGAAGCTGCCGCTCGTCTTGCTGCACCAGGCGCAACGTTTCGGCCATTAGTTGCTCTGTTTGTCCACCTTGGGTATAGAGCTGAATAAGTTGAGGGGCAAATTCCGCGTCATTTTTTGTCAGCTCCCTACCTCGCAAGTAGGTTTTCTCGGCCCATTCTGGCTGCTGGCGACGCATAAATTCTGTGGCAACGGGTATGATTTGCTCGCTGGTCAGGCGTGCCAAGGCTTGATCGTATTGCTTTATAGCAGCGGCTTGGTTGCCGGCGGCAGTGTATACTTCCCCTAATAGCACGGTATATACTGGCTCGGCAGCATGCTGCTTAGCCGCCTTACGAGCCACTTTCTCCGCTTCCTTGTAGTTGTGCAGGGCCTGCAAGGCATTCAGGTAGTCGGGCAATACATCAGGGCGCTGCTGCTCGGCGGTAGGTAGGCGACTGAACAGGAAAGTAGCCTTTTCATTCTCGCCTTTGCGGGCGTACTCCTTGGCCAGCGCTACATCGCCTCCCAGCATAGATTGGGCTGCCAACGGGGCCGCTGGCAACATTAGCATCAGAACAGGCAGTAAACGACGGGAAAAGCGCATACTAAGGATAGTTACGAATTACAAGCTGTAGGTTGCCAGGTGCCGGTGTCTTATTCCAACCTCCTACCCTTGCTCAACTTTCTGAACGACTCACCATTCAGAATCATTTCAAGATAGCCACAAAAACCTGTTGGCCATTGCGAGTACACCAAAGGAAAAGGCCACTCTTGCGGAGTGGCCTTTTGGTAAGGGGATGCTACAGGGTAACAGAACCTACAGGTTCGGGAATTTTACCCGTTCGTCTTTTACGTTGGCGTTGGCTTTCACAGCTTCGTAGAGCAAGCCGTCGGCGCGGGCGGTGCGCTGTTCGGTAAGTTGCTTGCGGGTAGCGGCTACGTCGCCGGCCTCCGTGGGCGTATTAATGGCCGTGGGCTCTACAATCAGTACACCTTGCTCACCCTGAACAGGCGCCGACTTCTGCCCGACTTTCAGGCCGAAGATTTTGCCAACTGCCACTGGCTCGGCCCCCAGACCGGGCAGCACACCCGACCCGAGCACCACGTTATCGGCGGTTTTCACCTGCGCCGACGGACCGTAGGCAGCAGCCAGTTGCTCCAGTGTGCCGGTCTTACCTTTTAGCTTGTTCATGATCTGCTCTGCCTTCATGTCGTTGCGCACCTGGGCAGTCAGTTCGGGGCGGATGCTGGCAATATCGGCCGTTCCTTTGTCGCGGGTACCAGTGAGCACGGCTACCACGTACTGGTCGCCAACTTCCAGCACATCCGACACGTCGCCTACCTTCGTGGCTTTGCCATTGTTGCTGTAGTACGCCCAGCGTACCAAGTCGCGGGCATTTTGCAGGTTGTTTACGTTGCGGTCGGCCGAGCCAATGCCCTGCGCTTCTTGCTTCTGCAACGACTTATCGGCGGCTATGGCTTT from Hymenobacter aerilatus harbors:
- a CDS encoding TIGR00266 family protein, coding for MHSHDVDYRIFGHDIQVLEIELDPNETVIAEAGAMVYMEESIAFETKMGDGSEPDQSVLGKLFSAGTRLLTGESLFMTHFTHRGSYGKSKVAFSAPYPGTIIPVDLSTLPQGLIVQKDGFLAAARGTKISIHFNQKLGTGFFGGEGFILQKLTGDGKAFVHAGGTIIEKRLTNELLRVDTGCVVAFEPGIDFSITRAGGLRSMMFGGEGLLLATLRGTGRVWLQSMPVKKLIQALAPTGSNASKESGGLFGSLLDE
- a CDS encoding GH3 auxin-responsive promoter family protein produces the protein MLNSILSWAVQRRLSDIAQFRDYPHEAQAQVLRMLLRTAQDTEWGRKYGFGDGLKAAEFAQRVPISTYEELYPALERVLQGEANVLWPGRVQWFAKSSGTTNARSKYIPVTQESLQEGHYRAGRDMTALATYHYPECKVLGGKTLSLGGTHAPNPFRPADPDSRVGDVSAVIMQNLPAWAEYIRTPPLELALLDEWEEKIERIARHVLTQDVTVLAGVPTWMIVLLRRVVELAGAANITEVWPNLSLFLHGAVAFGPYRELFRQLIPRKQMHYLEIYNASEGYLALQDEPNSEDLLLLLNHGIYYEFLPLDQLGQEHPRACTLEEVEIGPRYALIMSTNAGLWRYNIGDTVRFTSLAPYRIRIAGRTKHFLNAFGEEVVIENADAAIAAACQATGATVRDFTAAPIYFNAADASRGGHQWLVEFNVQPVDTDRFIAVLDDTLRQLNSDYDAKRHRDLALVRPVLTVAPPGTFEQWLAGKGKLGGQHKVPRLSNSRELLEEVLRQLPEELV
- the lptB gene encoding LPS export ABC transporter ATP-binding protein; amino-acid sequence: MILRAEHLFKKYKARTVVNDMSLHVEQGEIVGLLGPNGAGKTTSFYMTVGMVKPNAGKVFLDDEEITKLPIYQRARRGIGYLAQEASVFRDLTVEENILSVLEMTGQPKQAQRDKVEELLNEFSLTHVRKNLGRVLSGGERRRTEIARALAVDPKFVLLDEPFAGVDPIAVEEIQGIVAKLKHKNIGILITDHNVNETLSIVDRAYLLFEGKLLKAGTAEELAADEMVRRVYLGKHFELKRKI
- a CDS encoding M61 family metallopeptidase: MKFAFLALAMGLTTGVAFAQQPAGYQITLDLQQVANDRVKVVVQPPTPTQDQATYIMPSVIPGSYARKDYGRFVSGFTALDAKGRKLKVKHPSPNLFVIDKARTLARLEYFVDDTWDARQDDNFIFQPGGTNFEAGSSFVLNHYGLYGYLDGQKMMPYQLTVRKPADLYGATALPKQSPSATEDVYTAPSYVTLSDGPILYSHPDTASFAAGGARIGVSVVSESGVVKAAQIREIMRPMAEALAQYFGGQMPVEHYEFLLYFPGMNSPLNSKNGGYGAMEHSYSSVYFLPEIPDPDRVKSMVQEVASHEFLHMLAPLNIHSREIGEFDFRDPQMSQHLWLYEGVTEYIAQLVQVRGGLNTPDEFRQHIKQKIDNAEKYPNVSFTTMSRQILDAPYKDMYQNVYEKGALMGFLLDIRLQELSQGRQSLRDVLLTLRQKYGPTRSFEDKDLIPEFVALTNPQMQDFFDRYVIGNEPLPYAEYFQKIGWHYAPNEEGKTLAFGNIGFSYDSAREQFKATQTKAAENAFGLEEGSIIVAVNDQPVTMANAEQLLRPLVEPTSAEPVTVRFQASATAKPKERTAAPRTFDVKLHNVLRVDPAATPAQVALRGQVLKPLSQ
- a CDS encoding DoxX family protein, translated to MSRRSRTLSLSLMALLYVGAGVMHFVKPKVYTKIVPPYLPAPLTLVYVSGVAELAGGLGLLLPATRRPAAWGLILLLVAVFPANVYMARHNDELFRLPTWLVWTRLPLQLVLIGWAWQFARPPQRLATL
- a CDS encoding DoxX family protein, whose protein sequence is MAATTSTPTYSATWMPRLLSVLRIVAGFMFMLHGTQKLFNFPAGEHGAAELFSLMGLAGVLEALGGLLLILGLFTRPVAFVMSGLMAVAYFMAHAPQAPLPIQNQGELAVLYCFVFLFLAVAGAGEWSLDAWRQRVTR